TTTTCATGAGTTCCTCCAAAATCTTTCCTATCTCTATATTTGAGATTTCCTCTATCAGCTCAGACATTATTTCCTTTTTTAAATCTGACATATCCTTATCTGTATAACCTATTATCTTAAACAGCTTCAGATGATCGACATTTAAAATCTTAGAAATCTTCTTCAGCAAAAGAGGATTTGTCATACTGTGCTTTCCTGATTCCAAATTAGATAAATAAGCAGGACTTATATGCAGCAATTCTGCCATTTCCCTTAGGCCGATATTCTTCTGTAAACGCTTATTTCTAATGTAATAACCCAAGGCTATAACAAGATTGGGATTTGCTTTTATATCTTGCTTTTCGTCCATTTTATCCACCTTTCAATAATGTAACTGACTAATGTCATGTAACTTAAAAATTTTTCAAGTCTATTCTATCATTTCTTAATTTATTTTACCACAAAAAAATTATTTTTATAGTAAATTTATTTATTTTTTCTTTTGGCCATAATAGGCATTTTCCCCATGCTTTCTCAGGAAATGCTTATCAAGCAGCTCCTGCTGCATAGGTTTTACATCTTTATTTACCTGTTCTGTAAATATTGCCATTTTTGCAAGTTCTTCAAGTACAACTGAATTATACACTGCTTCAGCCGCATTTTTTCCCCATGTGAAAGGCCCGTGGCTATGAACTATTACTGCAGGAACAAATTTAGGATTTATTTCCCTTTTTTCAAAAGTTTCTATTATTACTGTTCCTGTTTCCTTTTCATATTCTCCGGCAATTTCTTCAGGAGTCATTTTTCTTGTACATGGAACAGGTCCGTAAAAATAATCTCCATGAGTTGTTCCATACGCAGGAATATCTCTTCCACTTTGTGCCCATATTGTTGCATTTGTTGAATGTGTATGCACTATTCCGCCTATTTCAGGAAACTTTTTATACAGCTCAACATGTGTAGGCGTATCAGAAGAAGGGTTTAAATTTCCTTCCACTACTTTTCCATCCAGATCAACAACTACCATATCTTCAACCTTCATTTTATCATATTCCACTCCGCTGGGCTTTATAACTACAAGCCCTTTTTCCCTGTCTATGGCACTCACGTTTCCCCATGTAAAAAGCACAAGCCCTTTTGCAGGTAATTCAAGATTTGCCTTATACACTTCCTCTTTTAATTTTTCAAGCATTAAATAAATCCTCCTTCTCTCATTTTTCCAAGCATCCATTCTTTAGCTTTTTTCACTTTTTCAATTGGATTATCAGATTTTTCAGTCCACATTTCTATTAAGAATGGTCCTTTATAGTTCAATTCCTTTAATTTAGCAAAAACTTTTGGAAAATCTACACATCCTTCTCCAAAAGGAACTTCCTTAAATTTTCCTGGAAAACTGTCTGTTACTGCCAATGTATCCTTTAAGTGAATTCCTGTTATTTCACCGTTCTTTATTCCAAGTTCCAATTCCTTCAATGTATCATTTTCAGGCCATGCAGTAAGGTTACCCACATCAGGATAAACTTTTAGCCATGGTGATTTTATTATTTCTGCATATTCCATATATTTTGTAATGGAATTTATAAATGGATGATCCATTATTTCTATAGACAGTGTAATGTTATAAGAAGATGCCCATTCTACAGCTTTTTTCAAATTTTCTATAAAATATTTCTTTGTCTGTTCACTTCCATCTTCATAATAAACATCATATCCGGCCATCTGAATTGTTCTTATTCCCATCTTATCAGCAAAAATTATTGCCTTCTGCATTAATTCCATTGCTTTTTCCCTTGTTTTTTCATCCATGCTTCCCATAGGAAATCTTCTATGTCCGCTAAAACACATTGATGGAATTCTGACTCCTGTATTTACAAGCTCAGCATGTATTCTGTTAATTTCCTCATCAGACCAGTCAAGTCTTGCAAGCCTTTCATCTGTTTCATCTATTGATATTTCAACAAAATCATATCCACATTCCTTTACAAGATGTATTCTTTCAATCCAGTCAATATCTTTAGGAAGGGCTTTTTCATATATTCCCAAATTAAGTCTATTTAAATCTCTCATTATTAACCTCTTCTATTAAAATTTATTCTAAACCGTTTTTCCTGTGAAATTCAATTTTTTCACATAACCTGTTTTCATCATAAAAGAAATAATTTCACTATTCAGACCAGTATTTAGCTATTTCTTCCTTAAATTCCCTTGCAGCCTGTGCAGGATTTTCAGCTTCAGTAATTCCACGTCCTGCAATGAATGTAAATACATCTACTCCTTTAAACAGTTTAAGTGTTTCAGTGCTTAATCCACCTGTTACTGATACTCTGAATCCCATTTCAATAAGTTTCTTAACCTTGTTCAGATCTTTTTCTCCCCAAGTTTCTCCGGCAAGTAATGCATCACGGCTCTGATGATATATAGCCTGGCTTATTCCGGCATCAAGCCATTGCTGAGCCTGTTCGTAAGTCCAGTCACCATAAAGTTCCACCTGTATTTCCCCTTTATCTCCACGTACTTCCTTTATTGCTTTTAAAGCGGCTTTCATCGTCGGGATTGTTGCTGAACAGATACATGTCATCCAGTCGGCACCCCTTACTGCGTTGTTTTTTGCCACTGTTCCACCTGCATCTGCACATTTTGTGTCAGCTACTATTGTCTTTTCAGGAAAAAGACTTCTTAAAACTTCTACAAGTTCGCTCCCCACCTGTAACAGACAAACTGTTCCTGCTTCTATAACATCTACTTCATGGCCTACTGACACTGCGGCTTTTATTGCCCCCTGTAAATCTGAATGATCTAATGCTACCTGTAATAAAGGTCTTGCCATATCTATATCCTCCTATTTTTTATTAGTAAAATATGCCGACTTTTAACTTGCCGGCATACTTCTGATTGTAATTTTTAATTTAATTTATCCGGCAACTGCGTCACTGATTATTTTATAAATATCTTCCGGAACTGCAGCCGCTCTTATTTTATCAAATACGTCTTCATCTTCAAAAAGCATTACTATCTGAGGGATAGCTTCTCCATTGTGTACATCTGCATTAACTGCCGCCAGACCTATCAGTATATCTACTTCCTGTCCGTCAGGAAATGCAACCGGCTGATCAAGTGTTACAAAACTGAAGGAATTTTTATTTACTCCCATTTCCGGTCTTTCATGAGGCATTGCAAGCCCTGGAGCAAGTACGTAAAATGGTCCCAGTTCCTTAGTTCTTTCAATTATTGCATCAACATAGCTTCTTTCCACAGCATTTTTCTCCACTAAAGGTTTCATGCACGCTTCTATTGCTTCTTCCCAAGTTGATGCATGCTGCTTTAACACTACGGAATTATTTTCCTTTAACGAATCCATTAAATTCATTCTATATCCTCCAAATTTTATCTCTACCTTGTCATAAAATTACTTAAATTAACCGATTCCAACTTCTTTCAACTTTGTTTCAAGCTCATTTGCATCAAGAAGATTTAAAAGTCCTATCATTTTAGTGTTTGGTCCACCTTTTAAATCATTTATTATATGAGTTGAAGCTAAAACTAAATCATAGTTTGCAAGCCCTGATTTTGCTTCTCCCAGACTGCATGAATTTACATCTGCGTCAACGTCAAGCTTTTTCAGCACTTGAGCCACTTTCATTTTCATAATCATACTTGTTCCCATTCCACTTCCACATACTGCAAGTACTTTCATCATTATTATCACTTCTCTCTTTCTTTTCTATATTTTAATTTTCTCCTAAATCCACTGTTCCTTCAAAATATTGTTCCTTATTTTTAGATTTCATATATTGTAACTGAGGAATTATCAGCATTGCTACAATTACTAGCACATATCCTGCTACTCCTAAATACTTCATTACAAATCCTTGAGCAAGCCATACTGTACTTTGGTCGATATTTCCATGCCATCCACCTTTTAACTGGAATAAAGCAACAGCAACTGCTCCACATAATACTTGTAATACTCCTGACAGTGCTGACAGTATTAACGCAGCCCTTGCTCCACCACGTTTATCAGCATAAACTGCGATAGTAGCGTTATCAAAGAATACCGGAACGAATCCTGTTATTATGAATACAGGTGATTTGAATATAAGTAATCCTGCTATTGATATAAACTGAGCTATTGTCCCAACTAAGAATCCAAATAATACTGCACTTGGTGATCCAAATCCGTAAGAAGCCGCACAGTCAACTGCTGGTAATGAACCTGGCAATATTTTATTTGAAATTCCTTGGAATGATAATGTCAATTCAGATACGAACATTCTAACACCAGTTTTTAATATTGTCAAATATACTGCAAACAGTAATGTAGTTGATACAACATAAGTTCCAAATGAAAGTTTTTTAGGATTAAATGCCCCTACTGCTACTCCATTAGGATTTATAACTGGACAAGTCTGTACTCCATTTGCAATTGTACATTTTCCAAATTTTGCAGTGAAGAATTCAGGTCCTAATACTAACATTATTACCCCGAAGAATATTATCATTATAAGCCCTGTCGCAATAATGTCATCATGTAACATTGTCAACCATTTAGGTAATTTCAGGTCATCCAGTTTCTTTTTAGGATTTCCTATTTTTGGAGCTAATTTGTCAGCAGCCCAAATAGCAAACATCTGTTGATGCCCTATAGCAAATCCTGCATTCTCAGTCAATCTTTGAGTTGGTTCAACTGAAAGATTTGATCCTACTGCCCAGTATATTCCTGAAAATAAACCTATAAGTACGATTCCCCATATGTTACGGAACTGAGGGAACAGGAAGAAAATCATCCATGAAGCTGTTGAAGCC
This Leptotrichia sp. oral taxon 215 str. W9775 DNA region includes the following protein-coding sequences:
- a CDS encoding PTS sugar transporter subunit IIA; this encodes MNLMDSLKENNSVVLKQHASTWEEAIEACMKPLVEKNAVERSYVDAIIERTKELGPFYVLAPGLAMPHERPEMGVNKNSFSFVTLDQPVAFPDGQEVDILIGLAAVNADVHNGEAIPQIVMLFEDEDVFDKIRAAAVPEDIYKIISDAVAG
- a CDS encoding PTS sugar transporter subunit IIB, whose translation is MMKVLAVCGSGMGTSMIMKMKVAQVLKKLDVDADVNSCSLGEAKSGLANYDLVLASTHIINDLKGGPNTKMIGLLNLLDANELETKLKEVGIG
- a CDS encoding L-ribulose-5-phosphate 3-epimerase — its product is MRDLNRLNLGIYEKALPKDIDWIERIHLVKECGYDFVEISIDETDERLARLDWSDEEINRIHAELVNTGVRIPSMCFSGHRRFPMGSMDEKTREKAMELMQKAIIFADKMGIRTIQMAGYDVYYEDGSEQTKKYFIENLKKAVEWASSYNITLSIEIMDHPFINSITKYMEYAEIIKSPWLKVYPDVGNLTAWPENDTLKELELGIKNGEITGIHLKDTLAVTDSFPGKFKEVPFGEGCVDFPKVFAKLKELNYKGPFLIEMWTEKSDNPIEKVKKAKEWMLGKMREGGFI
- a CDS encoding PTS ascorbate transporter subunit IIC, whose translation is MNFLMAIGTWFGQNILTKPEFFVGLLVFVGYLFLGKKIYEAVGGFIKATVGYMILNVGAGGLVTTFRPILAALKTKFQLDAAVIDPYFGLQAVDDAIKGMIEQDPSKASLAASVMMALLIGFIVNIVLVLFRKITKVRTLFITGHIMQQQASTASWMIFFLFPQFRNIWGIVLIGLFSGIYWAVGSNLSVEPTQRLTENAGFAIGHQQMFAIWAADKLAPKIGNPKKKLDDLKLPKWLTMLHDDIIATGLIMIIFFGVIMLVLGPEFFTAKFGKCTIANGVQTCPVINPNGVAVGAFNPKKLSFGTYVVSTTLLFAVYLTILKTGVRMFVSELTLSFQGISNKILPGSLPAVDCAASYGFGSPSAVLFGFLVGTIAQFISIAGLLIFKSPVFIITGFVPVFFDNATIAVYADKRGGARAALILSALSGVLQVLCGAVAVALFQLKGGWHGNIDQSTVWLAQGFVMKYLGVAGYVLVIVAMLIIPQLQYMKSKNKEQYFEGTVDLGEN
- a CDS encoding 3-keto-L-gulonate-6-phosphate decarboxylase UlaD; translated protein: MARPLLQVALDHSDLQGAIKAAVSVGHEVDVIEAGTVCLLQVGSELVEVLRSLFPEKTIVADTKCADAGGTVAKNNAVRGADWMTCICSATIPTMKAALKAIKEVRGDKGEIQVELYGDWTYEQAQQWLDAGISQAIYHQSRDALLAGETWGEKDLNKVKKLIEMGFRVSVTGGLSTETLKLFKGVDVFTFIAGRGITEAENPAQAAREFKEEIAKYWSE
- the araD gene encoding L-ribulose-5-phosphate 4-epimerase; the encoded protein is MLEKLKEEVYKANLELPAKGLVLFTWGNVSAIDREKGLVVIKPSGVEYDKMKVEDMVVVDLDGKVVEGNLNPSSDTPTHVELYKKFPEIGGIVHTHSTNATIWAQSGRDIPAYGTTHGDYFYGPVPCTRKMTPEEIAGEYEKETGTVIIETFEKREINPKFVPAVIVHSHGPFTWGKNAAEAVYNSVVLEELAKMAIFTEQVNKDVKPMQQELLDKHFLRKHGENAYYGQKKK
- a CDS encoding helix-turn-helix domain-containing protein → MDEKQDIKANPNLVIALGYYIRNKRLQKNIGLREMAELLHISPAYLSNLESGKHSMTNPLLLKKISKILNVDHLKLFKIIGYTDKDMSDLKKEIMSELIEEISNIEIGKILEELMKMEPEKVFLVKEYIGLLNRG